From Nerophis lumbriciformis linkage group LG11, RoL_Nlum_v2.1, whole genome shotgun sequence, one genomic window encodes:
- the LOC133610311 gene encoding histone H4, which yields MSGRGKGGKGLGKGGAKRHRKVLRDNIQGITKPAIRRLARRGGVKRISGLIYEETRGVLKVFLENVIRDAVTYTEHAKRKTVTAMDVVYALKRQGRTLYGFGG from the coding sequence ATGTCTGGAAGAGGAAAGGGAGGTAAAGGTCTGGGCAAAGGAGGCGCCAAGCGCCACCGCAAAGTCCTCCGTGATAACATCCAGGGAATTACCAAGCCGGCTATCCGCCGTCTGGCTCGCCGCGGCGGAGTAAAGCGTATCTCCGGCCTCATCTACGAGGAGACCCGTGGTGTGCTCAAAGTGTTCCTGGAGAACGTCATCCGTGACGCCGTCACCTACACCGAGCACGCCAAGAGGAAGACGGTCACCGCCATGGATGTTGTCTACGCCCTCAAGAGGCAAGGTCGCACTCTGTACGGCTTCGGAGGATAA
- the LOC133610310 gene encoding histone H2A-like, giving the protein MSGRGKTGGKTRAKAKTRSSRAGLQFPVGRVHRLLRKGNYGERIGAGAPVYLAAVLEYLTAEILELAGNAARDNKKSRIIPRHLQLAVRNDEELNKLLGGVTIAQGGVLPNIQAVLLPKKTEKASKK; this is encoded by the coding sequence ATGTCTGGACGTGGTAAAACCGGCGGTAAAACTCGTGCTAAGGCCAAGACCAGGTCATCCAGGGCCGGACTCCAGTTCCCGGTGGGCCGTGTCCACAGGCTGCTCCGCAAGGGTAACTACGGCGAGCGTATCGGCGCGGGGGCTCCCGTGTACCTGGCGGCCGTGTTGGAGTACCTGACCGCTGAGATCCTGGAGTTGGCGGGGAACGCAGCCCGCGACAACAAGAAGTCCAGGATCATCCCCCGTCATCTGCAGCTGGCCGTCCGCAACGACGAGGAGCTCAACAAACTCCTGGGAGGTGTCACCATCGCCCAGGGCGGCGTGTTGCCCAACATTCAGGCGGTTCTGCTCCCTAAGAAGACCGAGAAGGCTTCCAAGAAGTAA